The window AAAAGCTAACAAGCCAAGATTTTGTATTTAGCTTTTCCGTGCCATTTTGTAGTTGCCTTATCATTGCTTGTCTTCTGGGAGAGTCGAACTCTTCAGTTATAACACTGTCATAAGTTTTCATCGGCTGCTTTAATTTTTGGTAGTCACATATCCCATTTTCTGTTCATAAGATCTATGTCTCACATGTAGCATGCCTCTCATTATCTTGCAGGCCGCTGATACACAAGTTATTTCAGATTATGTGCGCTATTTTCTCCACCAGCACACGTAAGTACTCTGTGCAAAACACAGTTTTTTTGCTTCTAAATCAGAGTAGGATGGCAGTGTATAAATTAAATAGAACTTGAATTTCAATTGTCAATATGATTGCAGTCAGTTGAGTGTTTGATTTGCAAGTTAGCTGATGTTAAATCTGTCCTCCTTGTACAGAATTCAGCTTGGGCAACCAGCTACCGTGAAAGTCGCATCCAACTTGGTTAGGTTGCTGGCCTATCAGAACAAGGTATGTCTTTTGTAGCCATCACAAGAATGCGCACCTTCTTTGATACACAGCATGTCCTTTCTGATGTTTGTTATCACTGTCCAGAGCATGTTGCAAGCTGGTATGATAGTTGGTGGATGGGATAAGTACGAAGGAGGCCAAATTTACTCGGTCCCTCTTGGTGGAACGATTCTGAGGCAACCATTCGCAATTGGAGGTAAGGTTCAACAATAGAACTGTAGAAGTGCATCATTCCTTGCCTATACTTGACTTGACACCCTTGAGTAGAGTACTCGTTTGCAACAAACCTTGTGCACTCTGTTAATCACACTTATCCTGGTTGACTGCAACCTGGCTCTGCTGAGTGCTGAGAAACACTGAGCACACAATTTTGCTAGTCCAGCTTTATTGTACGCTATACCAGGTGcatgttctcatacttctatgttaTCCCTGACCTTTTTCAGGATCTGGTTCCAGCTATCTGTATGGATTGATGGATCATGAATGGAAAGAGGGGATGACCCAGGAAGAAGCTGAGGTACGTCATTTGGTTTCTTCCGAGGAACTAGAGAGTATTTGGTGATCTTTTCTGCAGCGTATCTCCTAACATGGTCTTCTTATCCTTATCTGAGCAGAAATTTGTGGTGAAGGTGGTTTCCCTTGCCATTGCACGTGATGGTGCTAGTGGAGGGGTTGTTCGCACCGTTACTGTAAGTGTTCTTTTCGTACAAATTCCATGCTTGGTTTCTTTTGGTTCAGAAACACACAACATCATAGAAACTTGAACTTGCTCATTTGAATGGACTTTATTTCTACAACATAAAGTTTCTAGATGTTTCTTATGCCCTGTCTTTTTTTTTTGTTGAAAAATCTTGTCTGTTTTGCTTGGCCGTACTGATTTGAGAGCGCTGATCAGATAAATGAGGAGGGCGTGAAGAGGAGCTTCCATCCTGGCGACAAGCTGCCACTGTGGCATGAGGAGATGGAGCCCCAGAACTCGCTCCTCGACATTCTCGCGGCCGGGAGCTCTGATGCCATGGTCCAGTGAGCCGTGCTTCCTACTGGTTCTTCCTACTGTGTCTGATGATGACTTGTTCTGAATTTGAGCTTAATGTTGTTAAGAAATTGTGCCGAATTGTTCCACACCAGCTTATTTTCCTCCCTTGTTATTACGAATTAATAGCACTGTACATTCCTTGTTCGATGGATCCGTGTCCTCCCGTGCAACTCAGCTCCCTCGGAGTACCGCGTCGATTGCTTGGATTTGTAGAAAATAAAACACCCGTGACGTGCAAGGATCAATGCTGAGATGTGAAGCGCGATTCAAACAGAATGATTGGGATGCCGCTGGTTCGATCTGGTCCATTTTGGTTCTGCGAGCCTGGCTATGCTACAACAGAGAGCAGCAAGGCATGCCTTAGTTTGGAGGCTCCCAGGTTTTGGATTTATCAGGACGACGCTGCTAGCGTACATCTATTTGGTTTGTGACGGCAGTTATTTAGTTTTCACGATCCAGCCGATTGTCAAAAAAATATGGAGACCGACTTGGGTGCGTGTAAAGTCAGATCCATCACATTTCAACCTCCAATTTTTTTTCACCTCATGGGTCCCAAACGATCGGTGGGACATCTTTTCCCCTCCCTCTCCAAATTGGCATGGTGGCTGCGTCCTATGGCTACACCCAAATCGAGCTAGTCCTCCCCCTATCGCACCGGCCTCGCCGCTCCCCCAGATTCCAACGGCGATGGTATGAATTGCACTAATTTGGTTTATAACTATACTAGCACAAATGCCACAAAAATTATCAATTTATATTCAAGTTTGGTTTGATTTTTATGTGCAAAAACATCCACATGTAATGCAAAATTTGGTTAAAACTAAATTTCTTCAGAAGATCCAAATTTGTCGAAGCAGAAAATGCTAATCTTATAAAATATTTCTTTACCTGCCTCAACATATAACAAAATAGAACTAGGAACATGATAAAGTATAGAGCATACCCCTCATGGCAACTATTAGTGTTTTGAGTTTCTTAGTGTGGATGAACATTCACATTCAATCGAAGTGGTCTATTTGAGTTTTTTTTATATGTATCTTTATCTTACAAATACCGTACCAAAAGCAATAAAATGGCAATGGGGGCTCTGCACGTTTCTTGTTAAAGAAAAAGTGATCGATGTGTAAGACCGGAGGAGCCTTTTCATTTTATGATGGAGACTGCAATATAGTATGTACTATTTTATATCTACGACACACAGCCTGAAGAGAGATTGTTGATTTTTCCTTCTGTTGTCTGTTATCTATAATAATTTTTTTCATTAGTGTTTGTGGGATAGTTGGATTGGATTTCTACCCCTTTTTATTAATGATAATCATGGGAGGCCTATATATTTTTGTCAACATTAAATGGCGATTCATATATACTTTCTACTACAACACATGTACATGTATGTCAGCATATACATATACTCCTGAGTGTACATTACATACTGCTTTTTTTCCCCTATAGTACAGAAATTTCCGGATTTGATGAATTTTTAAATATATAGTTAATTAATTTCTTCTCTTATTAGGCAAAAAATAATTGGCTTATACTCCAGTAGAGAAGAATCCTCTGCTACTATTTTCATACAAAAACCTGATGGAAGAAATATTACCTCACATCATCTCCGTTGCACATATATGCAggcaagcatcaaatattctaagcTTGCAAAATGGCATCTACATGCACGAAAGCATGCAAAAAGGTGAAGCCAGGGCCTGCGTCATGCGAAAATCAGTAAATTGAAGAGATGTGGGTTTCTCAGCGGATCATCAGCGGCCATGGCTCACGCATGGGTGATCTAGCGCTTTTTTTTAGGGGAGTATGCTTATTTTTTTCCTCATTTTCTCATCCAATCTCGTCCTTTCTTTTTCATCCGTAGTGTGCGCCTTTTCCGTTCTTTCCATCATGTTCTATCATGTCCGCACCTTTTCCATTCTTTCAGTTTTCTCTCCTTCCTTAATTTCCTTCCTTGATTCTTGGAGTGCCTTGCTGATTTCAGATCACACACATATATAAATTGGTGGAATATTATGTAAAAAAATGATTTGGTACTATTTAATATGAAGTGAATCATTCCTTTAAACAAGAAGCTGGGGCTGCCTTCGTTGCCTTTTATCTTGGGCAGGATGGGCCTAAATAACATGGCATATTTCTTCTTTTTCGCAAACAGCTTAATGCTAGCTGGAGTGCCTAGTCTGTGTGGAGTCGTTCCAAGCGGTCGGGGTTCGAGTCCTTGGGAACGTAATGTTTTTTTTATCAACATGAATTTCTTttacggaaaaacaaaagaaaaacagggACGACGTACCAAAAGGCAGAGGACGGAGAGTTCATAAAAAAGGGCAGTACAAAGTAACTCAACTTTTGTTCTTGTTAAAACTGcaactcaaatcatagaaaaaatgATTCCAGTTGGTTGCACTGTCGGAGGTTAGTGTAACCGGGGGAAGGGGGGCAtatgcccccccccccgcccccccaAAGTCGTGCACATTTGTGAAGAAACTTTAGAGAGAGCATAGATTAGAGATACTACTGTATTCCCCCCTTCAAAATTCAGATTTCAGCAAGTTCTCCCTCGTGTTGAGAGCTTTCTAGAGAGGGCGGAGGTTGCTCTGAGCAAGTTCTCCCTCGTGCCGGCCATATTTCCCACTGCTCTGCCCCTGTGTTCTCCTGGTGTTTCCGATGTTGGTTCCGCGGAAGACAAGGGGACGGAGCTCTTCGGTTGTTTCTCCCCTCGTGTTTGGGAAAACCTAGGTTGCACCTAGAGCCAATAAAATAAGCCTACTACTCAATCATATGCTACTAAACAACTAAAACATCATAAAAATTTTAACATGAAAACCTAGATTGCACCTAGAGCCAATAAAAGCTTCAAAACTACAAACTTATTAGaaaaactaattggagggattGAAGAAGCTTACCGACCTATTTGTTTTGCCCCAAAAATGGTGGACTAAAGAGGGAGATTGACCGCAG is drawn from Triticum dicoccoides isolate Atlit2015 ecotype Zavitan chromosome 4A, WEW_v2.0, whole genome shotgun sequence and contains these coding sequences:
- the LOC119287855 gene encoding proteasome subunit beta type-6-like, whose translation is MDAASSLMGGPSSADAPTDGEHRMGTTIVGVCYAGGVVLAADSRTSTGMYVANRASDKISQLTDNVYVCRSGSAADTQVISDYVRYFLHQHTIQLGQPATVKVASNLVRLLAYQNKSMLQAGMIVGGWDKYEGGQIYSVPLGGTILRQPFAIGGSGSSYLYGLMDHEWKEGMTQEEAEKFVVKVVSLAIARDGASGGVVRTVTINEEGVKRSFHPGDKLPLWHEEMEPQNSLLDILAAGSSDAMVQ